One part of the Parabacteroides distasonis ATCC 8503 genome encodes these proteins:
- a CDS encoding polysaccharide biosynthesis/export family protein has translation MKIRYILFLLTVAFLLGSCATPEVAYFTDLKPGTAEQVLNPLEIRVRPEDKISILVNSKDPLLMNLFNLPIISRQIGTASGTSNSQGISGYTINKDGDIDFPVLGHIHVAGMTREEIASYIKEELVSKNLVKDPVVTVEFMNLTVSVLGEVANPGRFNIDKDKLTLLDALSMAGDLTVYGKRENVLVQREENGKQTLYQVNLNSGYDLYASPVYYLQQNDIVYVEPNSMKARQATVNGNNVRSASFWMSLASLLTTITVLIVK, from the coding sequence ATGAAAATCAGATACATTTTATTCTTATTGACCGTGGCTTTCCTGCTGGGATCATGTGCCACACCGGAAGTCGCTTATTTCACGGACCTGAAACCGGGTACCGCAGAGCAAGTCTTGAACCCGCTGGAAATCCGGGTGCGTCCCGAAGACAAGATCTCAATACTGGTCAACAGCAAGGACCCCTTGTTGATGAACCTTTTCAATCTTCCGATCATATCCAGGCAGATCGGTACGGCATCGGGAACATCCAATAGCCAGGGGATATCAGGATATACGATCAACAAGGATGGAGATATCGATTTTCCAGTGTTGGGGCATATCCATGTGGCGGGAATGACACGCGAGGAAATCGCCTCGTATATAAAAGAGGAACTGGTTTCGAAGAATCTCGTGAAAGACCCCGTTGTTACAGTTGAGTTCATGAACCTGACCGTTTCCGTGTTGGGTGAGGTTGCCAACCCCGGACGTTTCAATATCGACAAGGACAAGCTGACGCTTTTGGACGCTTTAAGCATGGCCGGAGACCTTACCGTCTACGGGAAACGGGAGAATGTCTTGGTACAACGGGAGGAAAACGGCAAACAGACCTTGTATCAGGTCAACCTGAATTCGGGATATGACCTTTATGCCTCTCCCGTGTATTATCTGCAGCAGAACGATATCGTTTATGTGGAACCCAACTCGATGAAAGCACGGCAGGCGACTGTCAACGGCAATAACGTCCGTTCTGCCTCCTTCTGGATGTCGTTGGCCTCATTGCTGACCACCATTACCGTGTTGATCGTAAAATAA
- a CDS encoding lecithin retinol acyltransferase family protein, with amino-acid sequence MQRYMNTRHSLIMNRSIAYNNASYFYSKGKGKAMPALVELRSVFGDDFALICMVGNETFFKMFHQSKIGQQYQHRFMIGGLFPAMHHLIVIEEEHVIHFSRGDTLSVPHIIKEDLHEVSNRAFQKWNSKLKRVDSKHEDLNSRIIARNRALLVFAGFIDFGEYNLVSNNCEHFVSWCKTGKSHSKQVQDFFVDVALMGLSFIAHRPQLAAVVLTKRFR; translated from the coding sequence ATGCAGAGATATATGAATACACGCCACAGTTTAATTATGAATAGGTCTATTGCTTATAATAATGCCTCTTATTTCTATAGTAAAGGAAAAGGTAAAGCAATGCCAGCACTAGTTGAATTACGAAGTGTTTTTGGTGACGATTTTGCTTTGATTTGCATGGTTGGCAACGAAACTTTTTTTAAAATGTTTCATCAATCTAAAATAGGACAACAATACCAGCATCGGTTTATGATAGGTGGTCTCTTTCCTGCTATGCATCATTTGATAGTTATCGAAGAAGAACATGTTATTCATTTCTCTAGAGGTGATACTCTATCTGTTCCACATATAATAAAGGAAGACTTACATGAAGTAAGCAATCGGGCATTTCAGAAGTGGAATAGTAAGCTTAAAAGAGTAGATTCTAAGCATGAAGATTTAAATAGCAGGATTATTGCTCGGAATAGGGCTTTGTTAGTGTTTGCAGGCTTTATAGATTTTGGCGAATACAATCTTGTAAGCAATAATTGTGAACATTTTGTTAGCTGGTGTAAAACTGGGAAATCCCATAGTAAGCAAGTCCAAGATTTTTTTGTAGATGTAGCGCTAATGGGTTTGAGTTTTATAGCTCATCGCCCTCAGTTAGCAGCTGTGGTCCTGACAAAAAGATTCAGGTGA
- a CDS encoding MraY family glycosyltransferase produces MYFWIVNCSLAFLLCVLCAGIVIPQILLIAFRKQLFDLPDERKIHHCAVPRLGGIAFKPVVFFTIALLLGINMVLGHSEMLSEIGNDVRPLAFAFCSIMVLYLVGMADDLIGIRYRAKFVIQILCGVMLIAGGVYINNLYGILGIHVVPLWLGYPLTILIVVFIINAINLIDGIDGLASGLCGVACLFYGLTFFMLHQYVYAILAFATLGVLVSFFYYNVFGNPEHGRKIFMGDTGSLTVGMMLCFLSLKLIMCGTDDNTGYINPMVLAFSPLLAPCCDVVRVYLHRVRNGKNPFLPDKNHIHHKLLALGIKQRNAMIIIVSVSTIFILFNILLSLYLNVNWIVLGDILIWTLANIRLTKSIGQLQSEQKTNK; encoded by the coding sequence ATGTATTTTTGGATTGTAAATTGTTCACTGGCATTTTTGCTTTGTGTTCTCTGTGCGGGTATCGTCATTCCCCAGATTCTGCTAATCGCTTTTCGCAAACAGCTGTTCGACCTTCCCGATGAACGGAAGATACATCATTGTGCGGTGCCCCGATTGGGTGGTATCGCGTTCAAGCCGGTAGTCTTTTTCACAATAGCCTTATTACTGGGAATCAATATGGTACTGGGACATTCGGAAATGTTGTCTGAAATCGGAAACGATGTACGGCCTTTGGCTTTTGCTTTCTGCTCCATCATGGTACTATATCTGGTTGGCATGGCCGATGACCTGATCGGCATCCGTTATCGTGCCAAGTTTGTCATCCAGATTCTGTGCGGCGTGATGCTTATCGCCGGTGGGGTATATATCAACAACCTATACGGTATCCTAGGCATTCATGTGGTGCCGTTATGGTTAGGGTATCCCTTGACCATTTTAATCGTGGTCTTCATCATCAATGCCATCAATCTGATTGACGGCATTGACGGATTGGCTTCCGGGCTATGCGGTGTCGCCTGCCTGTTTTACGGTCTGACTTTTTTCATGCTCCACCAGTATGTCTATGCCATACTGGCGTTCGCCACATTGGGAGTGTTGGTATCGTTCTTCTATTACAATGTTTTCGGAAATCCCGAACATGGCCGGAAGATCTTCATGGGCGACACGGGTAGCCTGACCGTCGGCATGATGCTCTGTTTTCTCAGTCTCAAACTAATTATGTGCGGAACGGATGATAATACAGGATATATAAACCCGATGGTGCTGGCTTTCTCACCCCTGCTGGCTCCTTGCTGCGACGTGGTCCGAGTCTACCTGCATCGGGTACGCAACGGGAAGAACCCGTTCCTGCCGGACAAGAATCATATCCACCATAAGCTGCTTGCTCTCGGAATAAAGCAGCGCAATGCCATGATTATCATTGTTTCCGTGTCAACTATATTCATACTGTTCAATATTCTTCTGTCCCTTTATCTCAATGTGAACTGGATCGTGCTGGGCGATATCCTGATATGGACTCTTGCCAACATCAGGCTGACGAAATCTATCGGACAACTTCAATCGGAACAGAAAACCAACAAATAA
- a CDS encoding N-acetylmuramoyl-L-alanine amidase, whose amino-acid sequence MHQLGALRMADIDRYHRSLGWLGCGYHYVIPTDGTIEAGRPEEMIGAHCKNHNRHSIGVCYIGGLAADGKTPMDTRTPAQKKALERLLADLHRRFPKALIVGHHDLEPTKACPCFSVASLRF is encoded by the coding sequence ATACATCAATTAGGCGCACTCCGCATGGCAGACATCGACCGCTACCATCGCTCCCTCGGTTGGCTGGGCTGCGGCTACCATTATGTGATTCCTACAGACGGCACCATCGAAGCGGGCAGACCCGAAGAAATGATTGGAGCACATTGCAAGAACCATAACCGTCATTCCATCGGGGTATGCTATATCGGTGGTTTGGCTGCCGATGGCAAAACTCCTATGGACACCCGAACACCTGCCCAAAAGAAGGCTTTGGAACGGTTGCTTGCGGACTTGCACCGCAGATTCCCTAAAGCATTGATTGTGGGTCATCACGATTTGGAACCTACAAAAGCATGCCCCTGTTTTTCAGTGGCAAGTCTTCGATTTTAG
- a CDS encoding tyrosine-protein phosphatase has protein sequence MWCFRKRIPLKDSGIFEGFTDWHSHILPGVDDGVQTMQESLQVLSHYEELGISEVWLTPHIMEDISNRTEDLKQRFMELNAAYQGKITLHLAAENMLDNLFEERLAKNDLLPLGKEGKHLLVETSYFNPPMGLNNILLRIKSKGYVPVLAHPERYVYMDESDYRQLKGMNVLFQLNLSSIVGGYGSEVKKKAEWLLKNGFYYLTGSDTHCLAAWETTIARKSTKIEDLPLKNRGMLL, from the coding sequence GTGTGGTGTTTTAGGAAACGTATCCCACTGAAAGATAGCGGTATATTCGAGGGGTTTACCGACTGGCATTCGCACATCCTGCCGGGTGTGGACGACGGGGTGCAGACGATGCAGGAATCCTTGCAAGTTCTCTCCCATTATGAGGAGTTGGGTATCAGCGAGGTTTGGCTGACACCCCACATCATGGAGGACATTTCGAACCGTACGGAGGATTTGAAACAACGGTTTATGGAACTGAATGCCGCCTATCAAGGCAAAATCACTCTTCACCTTGCTGCGGAAAACATGCTCGACAACCTGTTTGAAGAGCGGCTCGCGAAGAATGACCTGCTTCCTTTGGGGAAGGAAGGGAAACACCTGTTGGTGGAAACCTCTTATTTTAACCCACCGATGGGGTTGAACAACATCCTGCTCCGCATCAAGTCGAAAGGCTATGTCCCCGTCCTGGCACATCCCGAACGGTATGTGTATATGGATGAAAGTGATTACCGGCAACTGAAAGGGATGAACGTACTCTTCCAGCTCAATTTGTCCAGCATCGTTGGTGGCTACGGGTCGGAAGTCAAAAAGAAAGCCGAATGGCTGTTGAAGAACGGCTTCTATTACTTGACTGGCAGTGACACTCATTGTCTTGCAGCTTGGGAAACAACCATAGCGAGGAAGTCAACTAAAATCGAAGACTTGCCACTGAAAAACAGGGGCATGCTTTTGTAG
- a CDS encoding nucleotide sugar dehydrogenase, whose product MDNIKIAVIGLGYVGLPLARLFSTKFATVGFDMNQARVDALMTGHDATLEVDDCLLQDAIANGFKCTTDLEEIRDCNFYVVAVPTPVDDNNRPDLKPLWGASETVGKVISKGDIVVYESTVYPGVTEEECLPVVERISGLKFNEDFFAGYSPERINPGDKEHTVEKIKKVTSGSTPEIADIVDSVYNAVLVNGTHKAPSIKVAEASKIIENSQRDVNIAFMNELAKIFNAMGIDTHDVIEAAASKWNFIKLNPGLVGGHCISVDPYYLIQKAQVYGVLPRIMFSARRLNDGMGAYVANQTIKCMNKKGVMVKNAKILLMGVTFKENCPDVRNTKIVDIYTTLQEYTNNVTVYDPWANADVVKHEYGIDITTELPIEKFDAVILGVAHKQFLELDVKSLVKEGGVIYDVKGLLPRDIVDGRL is encoded by the coding sequence ATGGACAACATAAAAATCGCCGTAATAGGCTTGGGTTACGTAGGACTTCCTCTTGCCCGACTGTTTTCAACTAAGTTTGCCACTGTTGGCTTCGATATGAACCAGGCACGTGTAGATGCTTTGATGACCGGTCATGATGCAACTCTCGAAGTTGATGATTGTTTGCTTCAGGATGCTATTGCAAATGGCTTCAAGTGTACAACTGATTTGGAAGAAATTCGCGATTGTAATTTCTACGTGGTAGCAGTTCCCACTCCGGTTGACGATAACAATCGTCCCGATTTAAAGCCGCTTTGGGGTGCCAGTGAAACTGTAGGAAAGGTCATTTCGAAAGGCGACATTGTAGTTTACGAATCAACAGTTTATCCCGGTGTAACCGAAGAAGAGTGTCTTCCCGTTGTAGAGCGCATATCGGGTCTGAAATTTAATGAAGATTTTTTTGCCGGTTATTCGCCCGAACGTATCAATCCGGGAGACAAGGAGCACACGGTGGAGAAAATCAAAAAAGTGACTTCCGGTTCTACTCCGGAAATAGCTGATATTGTAGATAGTGTGTACAATGCTGTATTGGTAAATGGAACGCATAAAGCCCCTTCAATCAAAGTGGCCGAAGCTTCGAAAATTATCGAAAATTCACAGCGCGATGTGAACATTGCCTTTATGAACGAGCTTGCCAAGATTTTCAATGCTATGGGTATTGATACGCATGATGTGATTGAAGCAGCAGCAAGCAAGTGGAACTTTATTAAGCTCAACCCTGGACTCGTAGGTGGTCATTGTATCAGTGTTGACCCTTATTATCTCATTCAAAAAGCACAGGTATATGGTGTACTTCCACGCATTATGTTTTCTGCTCGCCGCTTGAATGATGGTATGGGTGCATACGTGGCTAACCAAACCATCAAGTGCATGAACAAAAAGGGTGTGATGGTGAAAAATGCCAAGATATTGCTGATGGGTGTTACCTTCAAAGAAAACTGCCCCGATGTGCGCAACACCAAAATTGTAGATATTTATACTACTTTGCAGGAGTATACCAACAATGTTACGGTGTACGATCCTTGGGCCAATGCCGATGTGGTAAAACATGAATATGGCATAGATATAACCACCGAACTTCCCATCGAAAAATTCGATGCTGTTATTCTGGGTGTAGCCCACAAGCAGTTCCTTGAACTAGACGTGAAATCGCTTGTCAAAGAAGGTGGTGTAATCTACGATGTTAAAGGCTTATTGCCCCGTGATATTGTGGACGGACGATTGTAA
- a CDS encoding GumC family protein, giving the protein MTINPKNTKPGQQDDFLRIQDLLFLCLAKWQWFVLSLVVTVGAATVHLLRTPAVYTRTASVLIKEDSKGKSVSSDLESFSEFGLFQSGTNVNNELITFQSPALMTEVVKRLRLDMNYFVPGKFHRKVAYGLTLPVDVTISDLPENESAGFTLEVQPDGTLFLSDFTRNGTELDGKDIKGSLLDSIPTPLGKIIIHTTPNYVKGEAYILYISKSSLYNAVNSYSSNLSISLNNEKASVIDLSLKDNSTQRAEDVLSMLISVYNENWVKDKNQIAVSTSMFINERLGVIEQELGNVDEDISSYKSEHLLPDVQAASSMYMAQSSQTNAQILALNNQLYMTRYIRNYLANDANRTQLLPANSGIESANIESQIAEYNKQLLQRNSLVANSSAENPLVVDMDQALASMRGAIIRSIDNQIVTLNSQIKSLRQTEQQTTSRIAANPTQAKYLLSVERQQKVKEALYLFLLQKREENELSQAFTAYNTRIVTPPHGSMLPTSPVRKNIFMVAFALGLLIPVVIIFMRENMNTRVRGRKDLENVTVPFIGEIPLFTRKKKGIFGKKPQEVKAVVVKEGSRDIINEAFRVLRTNLEFMTGKDKTSNVIIVTSFNPGSGKSFLTMNIAVSFAIKGKKVLVIDGDLRHGSASSYIDSPARGLSDYLGGSIDNLNEIIVSDPKQKSMDILPVGTIPPNPTELLFDERLKQVIDTVRGQYDYVLIDCPPIELVADTQIIEKLADRTIFVVRAGLLERSMLAELEKIYEEKKYKNMSLILNGTEGSGGRYGYRYGYRYGYHYGYGSGYHYGSDKKRGG; this is encoded by the coding sequence ATGACTATAAACCCAAAAAATACAAAACCGGGACAGCAAGATGATTTCCTGCGGATACAGGATCTGTTGTTCCTGTGCCTTGCGAAGTGGCAGTGGTTCGTCTTGTCTTTAGTGGTAACGGTCGGTGCCGCTACCGTCCATCTGTTACGTACCCCTGCCGTATATACACGTACCGCTTCGGTATTGATCAAGGAAGATTCCAAAGGCAAGTCGGTTTCCTCGGATCTGGAATCCTTCTCGGAGTTTGGGCTGTTCCAATCCGGAACAAATGTGAATAACGAACTCATCACCTTTCAGTCGCCGGCTTTAATGACCGAGGTGGTTAAACGGTTGCGTTTGGATATGAATTACTTCGTTCCGGGAAAATTCCACCGTAAGGTGGCCTATGGACTGACATTACCAGTGGATGTAACGATAAGTGACTTGCCTGAAAATGAATCAGCCGGTTTTACGCTGGAAGTACAGCCGGACGGCACGTTATTCCTATCCGACTTCACACGTAACGGGACGGAGCTTGACGGAAAGGATATAAAGGGAAGCTTGCTTGACTCCATTCCTACACCATTGGGAAAAATCATTATCCATACAACACCCAATTACGTGAAAGGCGAGGCATATATATTGTATATAAGCAAATCCAGTTTGTATAATGCTGTAAACTCCTACTCGTCCAATCTGTCCATTTCATTGAATAATGAGAAAGCGTCGGTTATAGACTTGTCCCTAAAGGATAACTCCACTCAGCGGGCGGAAGATGTATTGAGCATGTTGATTTCCGTTTATAACGAGAACTGGGTGAAGGACAAGAACCAGATCGCTGTCAGTACCTCAATGTTCATCAATGAGCGTCTGGGCGTAATCGAACAGGAGCTGGGGAACGTGGACGAGGATATTTCCTCCTACAAGTCAGAACACCTGTTACCCGACGTGCAGGCGGCATCGAGCATGTACATGGCGCAGAGTAGTCAGACCAACGCACAGATCCTGGCCTTGAACAACCAGCTCTACATGACCCGCTATATCCGGAACTATTTAGCCAACGATGCCAACCGCACTCAATTGCTTCCGGCCAACTCCGGCATAGAAAGTGCCAATATTGAATCGCAGATCGCCGAATACAACAAACAACTGTTGCAGCGTAACAGCCTGGTTGCGAACAGCAGCGCAGAAAATCCGCTGGTCGTGGATATGGATCAGGCTCTGGCATCCATGCGTGGGGCGATAATCAGGTCTATCGACAATCAGATAGTAACCTTGAATTCGCAGATAAAAAGTTTGCGGCAGACGGAGCAACAGACAACATCACGTATAGCGGCCAACCCTACACAGGCCAAATACCTGCTTTCGGTGGAACGCCAGCAGAAGGTAAAGGAGGCTCTTTACCTGTTCCTGCTGCAAAAACGCGAGGAGAACGAACTCTCGCAAGCATTTACGGCCTATAATACCCGCATTGTCACTCCACCGCACGGCAGTATGTTGCCGACATCTCCTGTACGCAAAAACATCTTTATGGTCGCATTTGCTCTGGGGCTGCTCATTCCGGTAGTCATCATCTTCATGCGCGAGAACATGAATACCCGTGTACGGGGAAGAAAAGACCTGGAAAACGTGACCGTGCCGTTCATCGGTGAGATTCCGCTGTTCACAAGAAAGAAGAAAGGGATATTCGGAAAGAAGCCACAGGAAGTCAAGGCCGTTGTCGTCAAGGAGGGTAGCCGTGACATCATCAACGAGGCATTCCGCGTATTGCGTACCAACCTGGAGTTTATGACCGGCAAGGACAAGACATCGAATGTCATTATCGTGACCTCGTTCAATCCGGGCAGCGGCAAATCGTTCCTGACCATGAACATCGCCGTGAGCTTTGCCATCAAAGGGAAGAAAGTGCTGGTAATCGACGGTGACCTGCGTCACGGATCTGCGTCATCCTATATCGACTCTCCTGCCAGGGGATTGAGCGACTATTTGGGAGGCAGTATCGATAACCTGAACGAAATCATCGTATCCGATCCGAAGCAAAAATCTATGGATATACTACCCGTGGGGACGATTCCTCCCAACCCAACGGAACTATTGTTCGACGAACGCCTGAAGCAGGTGATAGATACCGTAAGGGGGCAATACGACTATGTGCTGATCGACTGTCCGCCCATCGAACTGGTGGCCGACACGCAGATTATCGAGAAGCTGGCAGACCGTACCATTTTCGTGGTTCGTGCAGGATTACTTGAACGGAGTATGCTTGCTGAACTGGAGAAAATCTACGAGGAGAAGAAATACAAGAACATGTCCCTGATCCTGAATGGAACCGAGGGAAGCGGTGGTCGCTACGGATACCGTTACGGCTACCGCTATGGTTATCACTACGGTTACGGTTCGGGATACCATTATGGCTCGGATAAAAAACGGGGGGGGTAA